A genomic stretch from Puntigrus tetrazona isolate hp1 chromosome 6, ASM1883169v1, whole genome shotgun sequence includes:
- the cryba2a gene encoding beta-crystallin A2a, which yields MNQREQMEQRGQWRITVWEEENFQGKRCEFMLECPNILDRDFHKIRSIKVDNGPWVGYEYPEYQGQQFILEKGDYPCYQSWSGNSSYRTEHMLSFRPIKCANHSDSKITLYECEDMMGRKFEMCDDYPSLQGMGWCSKEVPSMKVNSGAWVGYQFPGYRGYQYIFERDRRQGEYRNYNEYGTQAHSNQIQSIRRIQH from the exons ATGAATCAGAGAGAGCAGATGGAGCAGCGGGGGCAGTGGAGGATCACAGTGTGGGAAGAGGAAAACTTCCAGGGCAAGCGCTGTGAGTTCATGCTGGAGTGCCCAAACATTCTGGACAGGGATTTCCATAAGATTCGCTCTATCAAGGTGGACAATGGCcc CTGGGTGGGTTATGAGTACCCAGAGTATCAGGGTCAGCAGTTCATCCTGGAGAAGGGAGATTATCCTTGCTATCAGTCTTGGAGCGGAAACAGCAGCTACCGTACCGAGCACATGCTTTCCTTCAGACCCATCAAGTGTGCC AACCACAGTGACAGTAAAATCACCCTGTACGAGTGTGAGGACATGATGGGACGCAAGTTTGAGATGTGCGATGACTACCCCTCTCTTCAAGGCATGGGCTGGTGCAGTAAGGAGGTTCCTTCTATGAAAGTCAACTCTGGAGC CTGGGTGGGCTACCAGTTTCCAGGTTACCGTGGATACCAGTATATCTTTGAGAGAGACAGACGTCAGGGAGAATACAGGAACTATAACGAGTACGGCACCCAGGCCCACAGCAATCAGATCCAATCAATCCGCAGAATTCAGCACTAA